In Paroedura picta isolate Pp20150507F chromosome 6, Ppicta_v3.0, whole genome shotgun sequence, one genomic interval encodes:
- the TTF2 gene encoding transcription termination factor 2 isoform X2: protein MEKVLCAAHGFPCLLKTGIKDGPNKNKTFYMCGVQGQPCGFVLPTQLCPSHCLMHEEYVVDLQILIKQQGTDQYRLFYRCTQHEEEGKQWCGSVPWQDSQPTRLSAKSQSQHMMDLPLNQNDQRNPFKVSDKNKKTLSLKQINKHDGGNSKEKDKRETLDSDKKNLQKLLEYAGKELPKTSKIKFGDKSVRTPREEKERQTNSSDLTTGLQETGLLNTKTNSSKKGEVPSGHTRQSALMRTVEDGLQKPGISCSSQTSSIKPFNKEQFGKGGSECRVDERITQKTHGYAGSEKRTVTPRELETVCECTSLPTMSPGENTILHRGLTAEEEQDTNKNVIGEKHDRSVPSKSPVGLVVDPLRGKDCSLKNSTSVSEESAPSQKAEILDSKALHSQLSAQLRQKKSTLKMVNVQALPDKGQRLLKQVQELEAALSSLNLASEEGAKEGSASTIGEEEELQHNPFSKTNIKPLSTLKGKEPQMFHEQENSRPFELNLPAESNQYCSNPSGEYSSVRNLYGGRMTEERLRAVYNATTDAIDQLHKSLKTCPTEEAVTVDPPGLKVSLLLHQKQALTWLLWRENQAPCGGILADDMGLGKTLTMIALVLTQKLLQKEKQVEICKSRQDSSVIFSNGTLIVCPASLIHHWKKEVERHVNNGKLRVCLYHGPNRNKNAAVLSGYDIVITTYSILGKEIPTHKEEAKDHVMQDKSPPISPLLWINWARVILDEAHNIRNPKVQASIAACKLRATARWAVTGTPIQNNLLDMYSLLRFLHCSPFDEFKVWKSQVDNNTRKGGERLAILTRSLLLRRTKDQLDSSGKPLVLLPQRLTQLHRLKLSGDEQLVYDALFTRSRSTLQSYLKRQKDQLTERMRENPFERVAQQFQDGQRDSVGKTSTDTFPGSTTVHILSLLLRLRQCCCHLSLLKTALEQANLDSEGISLSLEEQLCALTLSELDSSDPKSVVYLLGSPFDKDLFEITRQSTKLSHLLEELKAIQGQCQKSVVVSQWTSMLKVVAVHLEKFGLKCATIDGSVNPKQRMDVVEEFNSNPKGPQVMLISLLAGGVGLNLIGGNHLFLLDMHWNPALEDQACDRIYRVGQQKDVMIHRFVCEGTVEEKISELQTMKKELAQKVLSGRGDSFTKLTLADLKLLFGI from the exons GGTTTCCCTGCCTTTTGAAGACTGGCATCAAAGATggcccaaacaaaaacaaaaccttctaTATGTGTGGAGTCCAAGGTCAACCTTGTGGATTTGTCCTCCCCACCCA ACTTTGTCCGTCTCACTGCTTGATGCATGAGGAgtatgtggtggacctgcaaaTTTTGATCAAGCAGCAGGGAACAGACCAATATCG ATTGTTCTATAGATGTACTCAgcatgaagaggaagggaagcagtgGTGTGGAAGTGTCCCATGGCAG GATTCACAGCCCACCAGATTGTCAGCTAAATCACAGTCTCAGCACATGATGGACTTACCCCTTAATCAAAATGATCAAAGAAACCCCTTCAAAGTGTCAGACAAGAATAAAAAAACATTATCTTTGAAACAAATTAATAAACATGATGGGggaaattcaaaagaaaaagataagAGAGAGACATTGGACTCTGATAAAAAGAATCTACAGAAATTATTGGAATATGCTGGGAAAGAACTTCCAAAAACAAGTAAGATTAAGTTTGGAGATAAAAGTGTTAGAACaccaagggaagaaaaagaaaggcaaacTAATTCAAGTGACTTGACAACTGGCCTTCAAGAAACTGGACTTTTGAATACAAAAACAAATTCTAGCAAAAAAGGTGAGGTGCCCTCTGGACACACCAGGCAGAGTGCATTGATGAGAACTGTTGAAGATGGCTTGCAGAAGCCAGGAATAAGCTGCAGTAGCCAAACATCAAGCATAAAGCCTTTTAATAAGGAGCAGTttggaaaaggaggatctgaatGCCGCGTAGACGAAAGAATAACACAAAAGACTCATGGATATGCGGGAAGtgaaaagagaactgtgacacccAGAGAACTTGAAACAGTTTGTGAATGTACCAGCTTGCCTACGatgtctcctggagaaaacactaTATTACACAGGGGGTTGACTGCAGAAGAAGAACAGGATACCAATAAAAATGTTATTGGTGAGAAGCATGATAGATCTGTTCCATCCAAATCACCTGTTGGACTGGTAGTAGATCCCTTGCGTGGAAAAGATTGCAGTCTGAAGAATTCGACTTCTGTTTCAGAAGAAAGTGCCCCTTCACAAAAGGCAGAAATTCTGGATTCCAAAGCCCTTCATAGCCAGCTTTCAGCTCAGCTAAGGCAAAAAAAG AGCACTTTGAAAATGGTGAATGTGCAGGCTCTGCCAGATAAAGGGCAACGATTATTAAAGCAAGTGCAAGAGCTGGAAGCTGCGCTTAGCTCTCTTAACCTGGCGTCAGAAGAAGGTGCAAAGGAAG GCAGTGCGAGCACTAttggagaggaagaagaattgcaGCACAACCCATTCAGCAAAACCAACATAAAGCCACTAAGTACCCTGAAAGGAAAAGAACCACAGATGTTCCATGAGCAAGAAAATAGCAGACCATTTGAGCTCAATCTACCTGCGGAATCTAATCAATACTGCAGTAACCCTTCTGGAG AATATTCTTCTGTGCGGAACCTTTACGGAGGCCGAATGACTGAAGAGCGCCTCAGAGCTGTGTATAATGCCACAACGGATGCAATTGATCAGCTCCACAAGTCCCTCAAAACCTGCCCCACAGAGGAAGCGGTAACTGTAGACCCGCCAGGACTGAAG GTCTCCCTTTTGCTGCACCAGAAACAAGCACTTACTTGGCTCCTCTGGAGGGAGAACCAGGCCCCCTGTGGAGGAATCCTGG cggATGATATGGGCTTAGGGAAGACTTTAACGATGATTGCCCTTGTCCTGACCCAGAAGCTGTTGCAAAAGGAGAAGCAAGTAGAGATATGCAAGTCACGACAAG ATTCCTCTGTTATCTTTTCCAATGGGACTCTGATTGTCTGCCCTGCATCCCTGATCCATCATTGGAAAAAGGAAGTAGAAAGGCATGTGAACAATGGCAAACTGCGAGTCTGTCTGTACCACGGACCCAACCGAAATAAGAATGCAGCCGT CCTCTCTGGATATGATATTGTCATCACCACCTATAGCATCCTAGGCAAGGAAATCCCCACACACAAAGAAGAAGCCAAGGACCACGTCATGCAG GATAAGTCACCTCCCATCTCTCCCTTGCTCTGGATAAACTGGGCAAGAGTTATATTGGATGAGGCACACAACATCAGAAACCCCAAAGTGCAGGCCTCAATAGCAGCCTGCAAGTTGAGAGCTACTGCCAGGTGGGCTGTAACTGGGACACCCATTCAGAACAACCTTTTGGACATGTACTCCCTGCTAAG GTTCCTTCACTGCTCGCCTTTTGATGAATTCAAGGTGTGGAAGAGTCAGGTTGACAATAATacaaggaaaggaggagagagattGGCTATTTTAACCAGGAGCCTCTTGTTGCGAAGAACCAAGGACCAGCTGGACTCATCTGGCAAACCTTTG GTCTTACTACCTCAGCGTCTCACTCAGCTGCACAGATTAAAACTCTCAGGTGATGAACAGTTGGTGTATGATGCGCTATTCACACGATCAAG GTCAACTCTGCAGTCTTACCTCAAGCGGCAGAAGGATCAACTGACAGAGCGCATGAGAGAGAACCCGTTTGAGAGAG TGGCACAACAATTTCAAGATGGTCAGCGGGACTCCGTGGGGAAGACGAGCACAGATACTTTTCCTGGCTCCACCACTGTTCATATCTTGTCCCTGTTGCTGAGGCTCCGTCAGTGCTGCTGTCATCTTTCTTTGCTGAAAACA GCTCTGGAGCAGGCCAACTTGGACAGTGAAGGCATCTCTCTCTCATTGGAGGAGCAGCTCTGTGCTCTGACCTTGTCCGAACTTGATAGCAGTGACCCTAAGTCTGTGGTCTATCTCCTTGGCTCACCCTTTGATAAAGATCTTTTTGAAATCACAAGACAGAGTACCAAG TTATCACATCTCTTGGAAGAGCTAAAGGCCATCCAAGGTCAGTGCCAGAAAAG TGTTGTTGTGTCTCAGTGGACTAGCATGCTGAAGGTTGTGGCAGTACACCTTGAGAAGTTTGGCCTGAAATGTGCCACCATAGATGGCTCAGTGAATCCAAAGCAGAGGATGGATGTGGTTGAAGAATTCAACAGTAATCCTAAAGGACCTCAG GTGATGTTGATCTCCCTTCTGGCTGGAGGCGTTGGCCTCAATCTCATTGGTGGAAATCATCTCTTCCTCCTTGACATGCACTG GAACCCAGCTCTAGAGGACCAGGCCTGTGACCGCATTTACCGTGTGGGGCAGCAGAAAGATGTCATGATCCACAG GTTCGTTTGTGAAGGGACAGTAGAAGAAAAGATCTCGGAGTTGCAAACCATGAAAAAAGAGCTGGCCCAGAAAGTGCTGTCGGGAAGAGGTGACTCCTTCACAAAGCTCACCCTGGCAGACCTCAAGCTTCTTTTTGGCATTTGA
- the TTF2 gene encoding transcription termination factor 2 isoform X3 yields the protein MHEEYVVDLQILIKQQGTDQYRLFYRCTQHEEEGKQWCGSVPWQDSQPTRLSAKSQSQHMMDLPLNQNDQRNPFKVSDKNKKTLSLKQINKHDGGNSKEKDKRETLDSDKKNLQKLLEYAGKELPKTSKIKFGDKSVRTPREEKERQTNSSDLTTGLQETGLLNTKTNSSKKGEVPSGHTRQSALMRTVEDGLQKPGISCSSQTSSIKPFNKEQFGKGGSECRVDERITQKTHGYAGSEKRTVTPRELETVCECTSLPTMSPGENTILHRGLTAEEEQDTNKNVIGEKHDRSVPSKSPVGLVVDPLRGKDCSLKNSTSVSEESAPSQKAEILDSKALHSQLSAQLRQKKSTLKMVNVQALPDKGQRLLKQVQELEAALSSLNLASEEGAKEAGSASTIGEEEELQHNPFSKTNIKPLSTLKGKEPQMFHEQENSRPFELNLPAESNQYCSNPSGEYSSVRNLYGGRMTEERLRAVYNATTDAIDQLHKSLKTCPTEEAVTVDPPGLKVSLLLHQKQALTWLLWRENQAPCGGILADDMGLGKTLTMIALVLTQKLLQKEKQVEICKSRQDSSVIFSNGTLIVCPASLIHHWKKEVERHVNNGKLRVCLYHGPNRNKNAAVLSGYDIVITTYSILGKEIPTHKEEAKDHVMQDKSPPISPLLWINWARVILDEAHNIRNPKVQASIAACKLRATARWAVTGTPIQNNLLDMYSLLRFLHCSPFDEFKVWKSQVDNNTRKGGERLAILTRSLLLRRTKDQLDSSGKPLVLLPQRLTQLHRLKLSGDEQLVYDALFTRSRSTLQSYLKRQKDQLTERMRENPFERVAQQFQDGQRDSVGKTSTDTFPGSTTVHILSLLLRLRQCCCHLSLLKTALEQANLDSEGISLSLEEQLCALTLSELDSSDPKSVVYLLGSPFDKDLFEITRQSTKLSHLLEELKAIQGQCQKSVVVSQWTSMLKVVAVHLEKFGLKCATIDGSVNPKQRMDVVEEFNSNPKGPQVMLISLLAGGVGLNLIGGNHLFLLDMHWNPALEDQACDRIYRVGQQKDVMIHRFVCEGTVEEKISELQTMKKELAQKVLSGRGDSFTKLTLADLKLLFGI from the exons ATGCATGAGGAgtatgtggtggacctgcaaaTTTTGATCAAGCAGCAGGGAACAGACCAATATCG ATTGTTCTATAGATGTACTCAgcatgaagaggaagggaagcagtgGTGTGGAAGTGTCCCATGGCAG GATTCACAGCCCACCAGATTGTCAGCTAAATCACAGTCTCAGCACATGATGGACTTACCCCTTAATCAAAATGATCAAAGAAACCCCTTCAAAGTGTCAGACAAGAATAAAAAAACATTATCTTTGAAACAAATTAATAAACATGATGGGggaaattcaaaagaaaaagataagAGAGAGACATTGGACTCTGATAAAAAGAATCTACAGAAATTATTGGAATATGCTGGGAAAGAACTTCCAAAAACAAGTAAGATTAAGTTTGGAGATAAAAGTGTTAGAACaccaagggaagaaaaagaaaggcaaacTAATTCAAGTGACTTGACAACTGGCCTTCAAGAAACTGGACTTTTGAATACAAAAACAAATTCTAGCAAAAAAGGTGAGGTGCCCTCTGGACACACCAGGCAGAGTGCATTGATGAGAACTGTTGAAGATGGCTTGCAGAAGCCAGGAATAAGCTGCAGTAGCCAAACATCAAGCATAAAGCCTTTTAATAAGGAGCAGTttggaaaaggaggatctgaatGCCGCGTAGACGAAAGAATAACACAAAAGACTCATGGATATGCGGGAAGtgaaaagagaactgtgacacccAGAGAACTTGAAACAGTTTGTGAATGTACCAGCTTGCCTACGatgtctcctggagaaaacactaTATTACACAGGGGGTTGACTGCAGAAGAAGAACAGGATACCAATAAAAATGTTATTGGTGAGAAGCATGATAGATCTGTTCCATCCAAATCACCTGTTGGACTGGTAGTAGATCCCTTGCGTGGAAAAGATTGCAGTCTGAAGAATTCGACTTCTGTTTCAGAAGAAAGTGCCCCTTCACAAAAGGCAGAAATTCTGGATTCCAAAGCCCTTCATAGCCAGCTTTCAGCTCAGCTAAGGCAAAAAAAG AGCACTTTGAAAATGGTGAATGTGCAGGCTCTGCCAGATAAAGGGCAACGATTATTAAAGCAAGTGCAAGAGCTGGAAGCTGCGCTTAGCTCTCTTAACCTGGCGTCAGAAGAAGGTGCAAAGGAAG CAGGCAGTGCGAGCACTAttggagaggaagaagaattgcaGCACAACCCATTCAGCAAAACCAACATAAAGCCACTAAGTACCCTGAAAGGAAAAGAACCACAGATGTTCCATGAGCAAGAAAATAGCAGACCATTTGAGCTCAATCTACCTGCGGAATCTAATCAATACTGCAGTAACCCTTCTGGAG AATATTCTTCTGTGCGGAACCTTTACGGAGGCCGAATGACTGAAGAGCGCCTCAGAGCTGTGTATAATGCCACAACGGATGCAATTGATCAGCTCCACAAGTCCCTCAAAACCTGCCCCACAGAGGAAGCGGTAACTGTAGACCCGCCAGGACTGAAG GTCTCCCTTTTGCTGCACCAGAAACAAGCACTTACTTGGCTCCTCTGGAGGGAGAACCAGGCCCCCTGTGGAGGAATCCTGG cggATGATATGGGCTTAGGGAAGACTTTAACGATGATTGCCCTTGTCCTGACCCAGAAGCTGTTGCAAAAGGAGAAGCAAGTAGAGATATGCAAGTCACGACAAG ATTCCTCTGTTATCTTTTCCAATGGGACTCTGATTGTCTGCCCTGCATCCCTGATCCATCATTGGAAAAAGGAAGTAGAAAGGCATGTGAACAATGGCAAACTGCGAGTCTGTCTGTACCACGGACCCAACCGAAATAAGAATGCAGCCGT CCTCTCTGGATATGATATTGTCATCACCACCTATAGCATCCTAGGCAAGGAAATCCCCACACACAAAGAAGAAGCCAAGGACCACGTCATGCAG GATAAGTCACCTCCCATCTCTCCCTTGCTCTGGATAAACTGGGCAAGAGTTATATTGGATGAGGCACACAACATCAGAAACCCCAAAGTGCAGGCCTCAATAGCAGCCTGCAAGTTGAGAGCTACTGCCAGGTGGGCTGTAACTGGGACACCCATTCAGAACAACCTTTTGGACATGTACTCCCTGCTAAG GTTCCTTCACTGCTCGCCTTTTGATGAATTCAAGGTGTGGAAGAGTCAGGTTGACAATAATacaaggaaaggaggagagagattGGCTATTTTAACCAGGAGCCTCTTGTTGCGAAGAACCAAGGACCAGCTGGACTCATCTGGCAAACCTTTG GTCTTACTACCTCAGCGTCTCACTCAGCTGCACAGATTAAAACTCTCAGGTGATGAACAGTTGGTGTATGATGCGCTATTCACACGATCAAG GTCAACTCTGCAGTCTTACCTCAAGCGGCAGAAGGATCAACTGACAGAGCGCATGAGAGAGAACCCGTTTGAGAGAG TGGCACAACAATTTCAAGATGGTCAGCGGGACTCCGTGGGGAAGACGAGCACAGATACTTTTCCTGGCTCCACCACTGTTCATATCTTGTCCCTGTTGCTGAGGCTCCGTCAGTGCTGCTGTCATCTTTCTTTGCTGAAAACA GCTCTGGAGCAGGCCAACTTGGACAGTGAAGGCATCTCTCTCTCATTGGAGGAGCAGCTCTGTGCTCTGACCTTGTCCGAACTTGATAGCAGTGACCCTAAGTCTGTGGTCTATCTCCTTGGCTCACCCTTTGATAAAGATCTTTTTGAAATCACAAGACAGAGTACCAAG TTATCACATCTCTTGGAAGAGCTAAAGGCCATCCAAGGTCAGTGCCAGAAAAG TGTTGTTGTGTCTCAGTGGACTAGCATGCTGAAGGTTGTGGCAGTACACCTTGAGAAGTTTGGCCTGAAATGTGCCACCATAGATGGCTCAGTGAATCCAAAGCAGAGGATGGATGTGGTTGAAGAATTCAACAGTAATCCTAAAGGACCTCAG GTGATGTTGATCTCCCTTCTGGCTGGAGGCGTTGGCCTCAATCTCATTGGTGGAAATCATCTCTTCCTCCTTGACATGCACTG GAACCCAGCTCTAGAGGACCAGGCCTGTGACCGCATTTACCGTGTGGGGCAGCAGAAAGATGTCATGATCCACAG GTTCGTTTGTGAAGGGACAGTAGAAGAAAAGATCTCGGAGTTGCAAACCATGAAAAAAGAGCTGGCCCAGAAAGTGCTGTCGGGAAGAGGTGACTCCTTCACAAAGCTCACCCTGGCAGACCTCAAGCTTCTTTTTGGCATTTGA
- the TTF2 gene encoding transcription termination factor 2 isoform X1: MEKVLCAAHGFPCLLKTGIKDGPNKNKTFYMCGVQGQPCGFVLPTQLCPSHCLMHEEYVVDLQILIKQQGTDQYRLFYRCTQHEEEGKQWCGSVPWQDSQPTRLSAKSQSQHMMDLPLNQNDQRNPFKVSDKNKKTLSLKQINKHDGGNSKEKDKRETLDSDKKNLQKLLEYAGKELPKTSKIKFGDKSVRTPREEKERQTNSSDLTTGLQETGLLNTKTNSSKKGEVPSGHTRQSALMRTVEDGLQKPGISCSSQTSSIKPFNKEQFGKGGSECRVDERITQKTHGYAGSEKRTVTPRELETVCECTSLPTMSPGENTILHRGLTAEEEQDTNKNVIGEKHDRSVPSKSPVGLVVDPLRGKDCSLKNSTSVSEESAPSQKAEILDSKALHSQLSAQLRQKKSTLKMVNVQALPDKGQRLLKQVQELEAALSSLNLASEEGAKEAGSASTIGEEEELQHNPFSKTNIKPLSTLKGKEPQMFHEQENSRPFELNLPAESNQYCSNPSGEYSSVRNLYGGRMTEERLRAVYNATTDAIDQLHKSLKTCPTEEAVTVDPPGLKVSLLLHQKQALTWLLWRENQAPCGGILADDMGLGKTLTMIALVLTQKLLQKEKQVEICKSRQDSSVIFSNGTLIVCPASLIHHWKKEVERHVNNGKLRVCLYHGPNRNKNAAVLSGYDIVITTYSILGKEIPTHKEEAKDHVMQDKSPPISPLLWINWARVILDEAHNIRNPKVQASIAACKLRATARWAVTGTPIQNNLLDMYSLLRFLHCSPFDEFKVWKSQVDNNTRKGGERLAILTRSLLLRRTKDQLDSSGKPLVLLPQRLTQLHRLKLSGDEQLVYDALFTRSRSTLQSYLKRQKDQLTERMRENPFERVAQQFQDGQRDSVGKTSTDTFPGSTTVHILSLLLRLRQCCCHLSLLKTALEQANLDSEGISLSLEEQLCALTLSELDSSDPKSVVYLLGSPFDKDLFEITRQSTKLSHLLEELKAIQGQCQKSVVVSQWTSMLKVVAVHLEKFGLKCATIDGSVNPKQRMDVVEEFNSNPKGPQVMLISLLAGGVGLNLIGGNHLFLLDMHWNPALEDQACDRIYRVGQQKDVMIHRFVCEGTVEEKISELQTMKKELAQKVLSGRGDSFTKLTLADLKLLFGI; encoded by the exons GGTTTCCCTGCCTTTTGAAGACTGGCATCAAAGATggcccaaacaaaaacaaaaccttctaTATGTGTGGAGTCCAAGGTCAACCTTGTGGATTTGTCCTCCCCACCCA ACTTTGTCCGTCTCACTGCTTGATGCATGAGGAgtatgtggtggacctgcaaaTTTTGATCAAGCAGCAGGGAACAGACCAATATCG ATTGTTCTATAGATGTACTCAgcatgaagaggaagggaagcagtgGTGTGGAAGTGTCCCATGGCAG GATTCACAGCCCACCAGATTGTCAGCTAAATCACAGTCTCAGCACATGATGGACTTACCCCTTAATCAAAATGATCAAAGAAACCCCTTCAAAGTGTCAGACAAGAATAAAAAAACATTATCTTTGAAACAAATTAATAAACATGATGGGggaaattcaaaagaaaaagataagAGAGAGACATTGGACTCTGATAAAAAGAATCTACAGAAATTATTGGAATATGCTGGGAAAGAACTTCCAAAAACAAGTAAGATTAAGTTTGGAGATAAAAGTGTTAGAACaccaagggaagaaaaagaaaggcaaacTAATTCAAGTGACTTGACAACTGGCCTTCAAGAAACTGGACTTTTGAATACAAAAACAAATTCTAGCAAAAAAGGTGAGGTGCCCTCTGGACACACCAGGCAGAGTGCATTGATGAGAACTGTTGAAGATGGCTTGCAGAAGCCAGGAATAAGCTGCAGTAGCCAAACATCAAGCATAAAGCCTTTTAATAAGGAGCAGTttggaaaaggaggatctgaatGCCGCGTAGACGAAAGAATAACACAAAAGACTCATGGATATGCGGGAAGtgaaaagagaactgtgacacccAGAGAACTTGAAACAGTTTGTGAATGTACCAGCTTGCCTACGatgtctcctggagaaaacactaTATTACACAGGGGGTTGACTGCAGAAGAAGAACAGGATACCAATAAAAATGTTATTGGTGAGAAGCATGATAGATCTGTTCCATCCAAATCACCTGTTGGACTGGTAGTAGATCCCTTGCGTGGAAAAGATTGCAGTCTGAAGAATTCGACTTCTGTTTCAGAAGAAAGTGCCCCTTCACAAAAGGCAGAAATTCTGGATTCCAAAGCCCTTCATAGCCAGCTTTCAGCTCAGCTAAGGCAAAAAAAG AGCACTTTGAAAATGGTGAATGTGCAGGCTCTGCCAGATAAAGGGCAACGATTATTAAAGCAAGTGCAAGAGCTGGAAGCTGCGCTTAGCTCTCTTAACCTGGCGTCAGAAGAAGGTGCAAAGGAAG CAGGCAGTGCGAGCACTAttggagaggaagaagaattgcaGCACAACCCATTCAGCAAAACCAACATAAAGCCACTAAGTACCCTGAAAGGAAAAGAACCACAGATGTTCCATGAGCAAGAAAATAGCAGACCATTTGAGCTCAATCTACCTGCGGAATCTAATCAATACTGCAGTAACCCTTCTGGAG AATATTCTTCTGTGCGGAACCTTTACGGAGGCCGAATGACTGAAGAGCGCCTCAGAGCTGTGTATAATGCCACAACGGATGCAATTGATCAGCTCCACAAGTCCCTCAAAACCTGCCCCACAGAGGAAGCGGTAACTGTAGACCCGCCAGGACTGAAG GTCTCCCTTTTGCTGCACCAGAAACAAGCACTTACTTGGCTCCTCTGGAGGGAGAACCAGGCCCCCTGTGGAGGAATCCTGG cggATGATATGGGCTTAGGGAAGACTTTAACGATGATTGCCCTTGTCCTGACCCAGAAGCTGTTGCAAAAGGAGAAGCAAGTAGAGATATGCAAGTCACGACAAG ATTCCTCTGTTATCTTTTCCAATGGGACTCTGATTGTCTGCCCTGCATCCCTGATCCATCATTGGAAAAAGGAAGTAGAAAGGCATGTGAACAATGGCAAACTGCGAGTCTGTCTGTACCACGGACCCAACCGAAATAAGAATGCAGCCGT CCTCTCTGGATATGATATTGTCATCACCACCTATAGCATCCTAGGCAAGGAAATCCCCACACACAAAGAAGAAGCCAAGGACCACGTCATGCAG GATAAGTCACCTCCCATCTCTCCCTTGCTCTGGATAAACTGGGCAAGAGTTATATTGGATGAGGCACACAACATCAGAAACCCCAAAGTGCAGGCCTCAATAGCAGCCTGCAAGTTGAGAGCTACTGCCAGGTGGGCTGTAACTGGGACACCCATTCAGAACAACCTTTTGGACATGTACTCCCTGCTAAG GTTCCTTCACTGCTCGCCTTTTGATGAATTCAAGGTGTGGAAGAGTCAGGTTGACAATAATacaaggaaaggaggagagagattGGCTATTTTAACCAGGAGCCTCTTGTTGCGAAGAACCAAGGACCAGCTGGACTCATCTGGCAAACCTTTG GTCTTACTACCTCAGCGTCTCACTCAGCTGCACAGATTAAAACTCTCAGGTGATGAACAGTTGGTGTATGATGCGCTATTCACACGATCAAG GTCAACTCTGCAGTCTTACCTCAAGCGGCAGAAGGATCAACTGACAGAGCGCATGAGAGAGAACCCGTTTGAGAGAG TGGCACAACAATTTCAAGATGGTCAGCGGGACTCCGTGGGGAAGACGAGCACAGATACTTTTCCTGGCTCCACCACTGTTCATATCTTGTCCCTGTTGCTGAGGCTCCGTCAGTGCTGCTGTCATCTTTCTTTGCTGAAAACA GCTCTGGAGCAGGCCAACTTGGACAGTGAAGGCATCTCTCTCTCATTGGAGGAGCAGCTCTGTGCTCTGACCTTGTCCGAACTTGATAGCAGTGACCCTAAGTCTGTGGTCTATCTCCTTGGCTCACCCTTTGATAAAGATCTTTTTGAAATCACAAGACAGAGTACCAAG TTATCACATCTCTTGGAAGAGCTAAAGGCCATCCAAGGTCAGTGCCAGAAAAG TGTTGTTGTGTCTCAGTGGACTAGCATGCTGAAGGTTGTGGCAGTACACCTTGAGAAGTTTGGCCTGAAATGTGCCACCATAGATGGCTCAGTGAATCCAAAGCAGAGGATGGATGTGGTTGAAGAATTCAACAGTAATCCTAAAGGACCTCAG GTGATGTTGATCTCCCTTCTGGCTGGAGGCGTTGGCCTCAATCTCATTGGTGGAAATCATCTCTTCCTCCTTGACATGCACTG GAACCCAGCTCTAGAGGACCAGGCCTGTGACCGCATTTACCGTGTGGGGCAGCAGAAAGATGTCATGATCCACAG GTTCGTTTGTGAAGGGACAGTAGAAGAAAAGATCTCGGAGTTGCAAACCATGAAAAAAGAGCTGGCCCAGAAAGTGCTGTCGGGAAGAGGTGACTCCTTCACAAAGCTCACCCTGGCAGACCTCAAGCTTCTTTTTGGCATTTGA